In a genomic window of Phycodurus eques isolate BA_2022a chromosome 2, UOR_Pequ_1.1, whole genome shotgun sequence:
- the LOC133399089 gene encoding LIM and senescent cell antigen-like-containing domain protein 1 isoform X2: protein MLGVAGMTGSIANALASAACERCKSGFAPTEKIVNSNGELYHEQCFVCAQCFQQFPAGLFYEFEGRKYCEHDFQMLFAPCCRQCGEFIIGRVIKAMNNSWHPDCFCCDICQAVLADVGFVKNAGRHLCRPCHNREKARGLGKYICQKCHAIIEEQPLMFKNDPYHPDHFNCNNCGKELTADARELKGELFCLPCHDKMGVPICGACRRPIEGRVVNAMGKQWHVEHFVCAKCEKPFLGHRHYERKGLAYCETHYNQLFGDVCYHCNRVIEGDVVSALNKAWCVSCFSCSTCNTKLTLKEDKFHLRDTDLESIQLTRWPNWPQDLLLA from the exons ATGCTGGGGGTGGCCGGAATGACGGGCAG CATCGCCAATGCCCTGGCTAGTGCAGCCTGTGAACGATGTAAGAGTGGCTTTGCTCCCACTGAGAAGATTGTCAACAGCAATGGAGAGTTGTACCACGAACAGTGTTTCGTGTGTGCCCAGTGTTTCCAGCAGTTTCCAGCGGGACTCTTTTATGAG TTTGAAGGCAGAAAATACTGTGAACATGACTTTCAAATGCTCTTTGCTCCTTGCTGCCGCCAATGTG GTGAGTTCATCATTGGTCGTGTTATTAAGGCCATGAATAACAGTTGGCACCCTGACTGCTTCTGCTGTGACATCTGCCAGGCTGTGCTGGCTGATGTGGGCTTTGTAAAAAATGCTGGAAG GCACCTGTGCCGCCCATGCCATAATCGGGAGAAGGCTCGTGGCCTGGGCAAGTACATCTGCCAGAAGTGCCATGCCATCATTGAAGAGCAACCGCTGATGTTTAAGAATGATCCTTACCACCCAGACCACTTCAACTGCAACAATTGTGG GAAGGAGCTGACAGCTGACGCCAGGGAACTGAAAGGCGAACTTTTTTGTTTGCCTTGTCATGACAAGATGGGCGTGCCTATCTGTGGCGCATGCAGGAGACCCATCGAGGGGCGTGTTGTCAATGCCATGGGCAAGCAGTGGCATGTTGAG CATTTTGTGTGTGCCAAGTGTGAGAAGCCATTCCTTGGTCATCGCCATTATGAGAGGAAGGGGTTGGCTTACTGTGAAACGCATTATAACCAG ctgTTCGGCGATGTGTGTTACCACTGCAACCGTGTGATTGAGGGTGATG TGGTGTCTGCTCTCAACAAGGCCTGGTGTGTCAGCTGTTTCTCCTGCTCCACCTGCAATACAAAGCTCACCCTCAA
- the LOC133399089 gene encoding LIM and senescent cell antigen-like-containing domain protein 1 isoform X3 — MLGVAGMTGSIANALASAACERCKSGFAPTEKIVNSNGELYHEQCFVCAQCFQQFPAGLFYEFEGRKYCEHDFQMLFAPCCRQCGEFIIGRVIKAMNNSWHPDCFCCDICQAVLADVGFVKNAGRHLCRPCHNREKARGLGKYICQKCHAIIEEQPLMFKNDPYHPDHFNCNNCGKELTADARELKGELFCLPCHDKMGVPICGACRRPIEGRVVNAMGKQWHVEHFVCAKCEKPFLGHRHYERKGLAYCETHYNQLFGDVCYHCNRVIEGDVVSALNKAWCVSCFSCSTCNTKLTLKIKLVEIDLKPVCKHCFDYIPEELKRRLAHRERDAKERK, encoded by the exons ATGCTGGGGGTGGCCGGAATGACGGGCAG CATCGCCAATGCCCTGGCTAGTGCAGCCTGTGAACGATGTAAGAGTGGCTTTGCTCCCACTGAGAAGATTGTCAACAGCAATGGAGAGTTGTACCACGAACAGTGTTTCGTGTGTGCCCAGTGTTTCCAGCAGTTTCCAGCGGGACTCTTTTATGAG TTTGAAGGCAGAAAATACTGTGAACATGACTTTCAAATGCTCTTTGCTCCTTGCTGCCGCCAATGTG GTGAGTTCATCATTGGTCGTGTTATTAAGGCCATGAATAACAGTTGGCACCCTGACTGCTTCTGCTGTGACATCTGCCAGGCTGTGCTGGCTGATGTGGGCTTTGTAAAAAATGCTGGAAG GCACCTGTGCCGCCCATGCCATAATCGGGAGAAGGCTCGTGGCCTGGGCAAGTACATCTGCCAGAAGTGCCATGCCATCATTGAAGAGCAACCGCTGATGTTTAAGAATGATCCTTACCACCCAGACCACTTCAACTGCAACAATTGTGG GAAGGAGCTGACAGCTGACGCCAGGGAACTGAAAGGCGAACTTTTTTGTTTGCCTTGTCATGACAAGATGGGCGTGCCTATCTGTGGCGCATGCAGGAGACCCATCGAGGGGCGTGTTGTCAATGCCATGGGCAAGCAGTGGCATGTTGAG CATTTTGTGTGTGCCAAGTGTGAGAAGCCATTCCTTGGTCATCGCCATTATGAGAGGAAGGGGTTGGCTTACTGTGAAACGCATTATAACCAG ctgTTCGGCGATGTGTGTTACCACTGCAACCGTGTGATTGAGGGTGATG TGGTGTCTGCTCTCAACAAGGCCTGGTGTGTCAGCTGTTTCTCCTGCTCCACCTGCAATACAAAGCTCACCCTCAA AATTAAGTTAGTTGAAATTGACCTGAAGCCAGTGTGCAAGCATTGCTTTGATTATATACCTGAGGAGCTGAAACGCCGCCTTGCCCATCGTGAGCGCGACGCCAAAGAGCGCAAGTAA